Within Caloranaerobacter ferrireducens, the genomic segment TTATCTTCACCTTTAGAGTTTTCTTTATTTATATACTTAGCAACATACTTCGCAAAATCCTCAATTTCTTCTTTTTTATTAACTGATTCAATCCAAGTATAACCATGTCGCCATAATTTTGAAAATTCTTTTTGTTCAATATAAGGTAAATTGAAATATAATACATGGAAGTGAACTGCTCCACGTTTCTGAAATTCTGGTATACAAATATACTTAAGCACATTTTTATGTACACCATAAAGGTAGTAAGAAAGACGTTTATTAAACTTTGTAAATTCAGCATTTGCAGTTTGTAAATCGGTAACATTTTCAGCAAATGTTAAAGTCCAGAATTTAGGTCTTTGTATATTACCATAATAATCTGGTATGCAGTTTATATTACATGCGATTATATCAAAAACCTTTTGTCTTGCTCTCATAATAGACTTAATAAAATTCTCTCTATTTTTTTCGCTTGTTCCTTTTTTCGTTGCAAATGTAGGTTTACTAGCATAATTGAACTGTAATGTTTTAGAATACTTTTTTAATGTTATATGTTTACCTGCTATTTTTACCTGGAAGTTAAAACTCATTAAATTAATCATAGGTAGACCCCCTTTAGCTTTTAAATATCACACTTAAGCTTTCGCATTAAGTGTGATATTACTCAAGTGAAGCCAACCTACCCGCAACTAACGTTTCTTAAGACATTTTGCTTTGATAAAAGTCAATAGCTTTCGCGGCATATCCTCGCTTTGCTGCGGTATTCCACGTTCTATTGACTTTTATCAATTTTGTATGCTATTTATAAACTGCGAAGGGCGACAGGAGGGAAGAAGAAATACTTAGTTTTTATTTTTTCTCCCTTCCTTACAGCATTTTAGCATACAAAAACGCTCCATTTTGTTAGTGCTATAAGGTAGTTTTACTTCATATTTATTTTTGCTCTGGGCTCTTGGAGAGAAGAAACTGGTAAATATTTACAAACTTATCAATATTTTAACTTATCCAAATATTCTTTATTTGCTGCTTTCCAACGTCTCAAATGAAATTTAATCTGTCCTTTGGTCCTGCATCTCTTTAATAATTTCATTAAACTAAACATGCTCATATTTTTATAATCCATTATCAACACCTCATTTTTTTGCAAGCTTTAAACCTTTATATTGTATGCTATAGCTTGCGCCCTGTGGCAATGGCATGTAGCCATTTGCCACAGGGCAGGAGCATCAAATTACTAACTTCTTTTTTAAAGTTTTTTTAGTATCTTTATCTAATATAGTTACTGAAGAAACTACTCCCTGCTTTTCAAGTATTTCTACTGGTGTTAAGAATTCTTGTTTTTTAGCTTTAGATATCATTTCGTATGTATCAT encodes:
- a CDS encoding rolling circle replication-associated protein yields the protein MINLMSFNFQVKIAGKHITLKKYSKTLQFNYASKPTFATKKGTSEKNRENFIKSIMRARQKVFDIIACNINCIPDYYGNIQRPKFWTLTFAENVTDLQTANAEFTKFNKRLSYYLYGVHKNVLKYICIPEFQKRGAVHFHVLYFNLPYIEQKEFSKLWRHGYTWIESVNKKEEIEDFAKYVAKYINKENSKGEDNYEIYLEKDLLNQKRYFCSRGLNKPSIYKLNIDEELYKVFINMLKEFNTNNQEYQNDFIGKVEVNNYEIDKASVMLNIRNAINTLHKIMHDMYNRKLVFRYKQIKKHIMSFEDYHEKLYVEMRAREKFRERVSFC